One genomic segment of Pseudomonadales bacterium includes these proteins:
- the ispH gene encoding 4-hydroxy-3-methylbut-2-enyl diphosphate reductase translates to MKVLLANPRGFCAGVDRAIEIVNRALDLFGTPIYVRHEVVHNRHVVDTLRERGAIFVEEVEEIPEGATAIFSAHGVSRAVRQAAEARRLRLFDATCPLVTKVHMEVARLSQRGIDCVLIGHAGHPEVEGTMGQYDLTLGGAIHLVESLADVERLQVRDPARLAYATQTTLSLDDTARIVAALRARYPLIGGPRKEDICYATQNRQDAVRALAQEVDLLLVIGSPNSSNSNRLQELAQRMGVAAYLIENAGALQPDWLRGCRKVGVTAGASAPDVLVRQLIDRLLALGADSVEERAGRSEEVVFSLPRELKWQEAQGTPP, encoded by the coding sequence GCTGGCCAACCCGCGCGGCTTCTGTGCCGGTGTCGACCGGGCGATCGAGATCGTCAACCGGGCGCTCGATCTGTTCGGCACGCCGATCTATGTTCGCCATGAGGTGGTGCACAACCGTCATGTCGTCGACACTCTGCGCGAACGTGGGGCAATCTTCGTCGAAGAGGTCGAGGAGATTCCTGAAGGCGCCACCGCCATCTTCAGCGCCCATGGCGTGTCGCGGGCGGTGCGACAGGCGGCCGAAGCGCGCCGGCTGCGGCTGTTCGATGCCACCTGTCCACTGGTGACCAAGGTGCACATGGAGGTGGCCCGTCTGAGCCAGCGCGGCATCGACTGTGTGCTGATCGGTCATGCCGGCCACCCCGAGGTGGAGGGCACCATGGGGCAGTATGATCTGACCTTGGGCGGCGCCATTCATCTGGTCGAATCTTTGGCGGATGTCGAACGGCTGCAGGTGCGCGATCCGGCACGGCTTGCCTATGCGACCCAGACCACGCTGTCGCTCGATGACACCGCCCGCATCGTCGCTGCGCTGCGGGCGCGTTATCCGCTGATTGGCGGACCGCGCAAGGAGGACATCTGCTACGCCACCCAGAACCGGCAGGATGCGGTGCGGGCACTGGCGCAGGAGGTCGACCTGCTGCTGGTGATCGGTTCGCCCAACAGCTCCAACTCCAACCGTTTGCAGGAGTTGGCGCAACGCATGGGGGTGGCCGCCTACCTGATCGAGAACGCCGGCGCGCTGCAACCGGACTGGTTGCGGGGGTGCCGCAAGGTCGGGGTCACCGCCGGCGCCTCGGCGCCCGACGTGCTGGTGCGACAACTGATCGACCGGCTGCTGGCGCTGGGGGCCGACAGTGTCGAAGAGCGTGCCGGGCGCAGCGAGGAGGTGGTCTTTTCACTGCCGCGCGAGCTGAAGTGGCAGGAAGCGCAGGGGACTCCGCCATGA